The genomic window AGAATGCTTTCCAGATCGGCTCTCTGGTGGAAATGGTACTGCTGAGCCTGGCGGTGGGCAGTCGTATCAGCGAACTGCGCCAGCGCAGCTATATCGACGCCCTGACGCAGTTGCATAACAGGCGCTACTTCAATGACCAGGTAGCGTCGGAGTTCTACCGCGCGCGCCGGCGCAAGCAGCCGCTGTCGCTGGTGGTCCTGGACATCGACAATTTCAAGGCCTTCAACGACAGTCATGGTCACGCCGAGGGTGACCTGGCACTGAAGGCTGTGGCGCGCACCCTGGGCAGCTGTCTGCGCAAGCCCAACTGTCCCTGCCGTTACGGCGGCGAGGAGTTCGTGGTGATCCTGCCGAATACCTCCGAGGCCCAGGTGGCGGTGCTCGCCGAGCGCATTCGCCGCGAGGTCGAGCGGGCGACCGCCGCCAGCTTCGGGCTGACTGTCAGTGCCGGCCATGCCACCCTGCAGGGCTCAAGCTTCGGCAACCCTCTGGATCTGTTCGTGGCCGCCGATTTCGCCCTCTATGCCGCCAAGGAGGGCGGGCGTAACCGGGTGGTCGACTATCGCAACTGCGAGTCCAAACGCAAGGGCGACGGGCTGGCTGCCGCAAAGACGTCGCCGAGCCCGTTCGCGCAGCCGGCGATGGACCCCCCGCCACGCTGAGCCGGCATCAGGGATCCTGGCTGTAGGGTTCCTGCAGATGCTGATCCTTGAGGCGGACATAGTTGCCAGCCGTGTAGCTGAAATAGGCCAGTTCCTTCTCGGTGAGCGGGCGCACCTGTTTTGCCGGCCGGCCCACATAGAGGTAACCGCTGTGCAGTGTCTTGCCCGGCGGCACCAGGCTGCCGGCACCCAGTACGACTTCGTCCTCAATCACGGCGCCGTCCATGACCATGGCACCCATGCCGATCAGGATGCGGCTGCCGATGGTGCAGCCATGCAGCATGGCCTGGTGGCCGACGGTGACATCGTCGCCAATCAGCAGCGGGAAACCGTCGGGATTGAAAGGCCCGGCATGGGTGATGTGCAGCACCGAGCCGTCCTGAATGCTGCTGCGCGCGCCTATGCGAATGCGATGCATGTCGCCACGTATAACCACCAATGGCCAGATGGAACTGTCATCACCAATGGCGGTATCGCCCAGTACCACGGCGCTGGGATCAACGAATACACGCTCGCCCAGTACCGGTGTCATGCCCTTGAAACTGCGAATCTTCATGCTGCCTACCTGTCGAAAGCCTGTTGAAATCCTGTCCCGATCCCCCATTGTATAGGGATGGTTCCGTTTTGGCCCCGTCACGCCCTGGAGATTCGATCGAATGAGCAACCCGCTGCTGCAGCAACCTGAACTGCCGACTTTCAGTGCCATCAAGCCCGAAAATGTGGAGCCGGCGATCGACGAGTTGCTTGGCCGCAACCGGGCGGGCATCGAAGCACTGTGCCAGGCGACGACGCCGCCGGACTGGAACAGCCTGGTGGCGCCACTGGAGCAGCTTAATGACGACCTGTCCCGGGCCTGGTCACCGGTGTCACATATGAATTCGGTGGTAAACGGCGATGCACTGCGCCAGGCCTACAACGCCTGCCTGCCCAAGCTGTCCCAGTACTGGACGGAATTGGGACAGAACCAGCAGCTGTTCGAGGCCTTCAGCCATCTGGCAGAGAACGACCAGTCTCTGGACGGCCCACAGCGCAAGGTGGTGGCCAATACCCTGCGGGATTTTCGCCTGTCGGGCATAGCCCTGCCGGCTGAAGGCCAGCAGCGTTACGCCGAACTGCAGCAGCAGCTGTCACTGCTGACCACCCGTTTCTCGGAAAATGTACTGGATGCCACCAACGCCTGGAGCCTGCTGCTTACCGATGAATCTGAGCTTGCCGGCTTGCCTGAAATGGCGCTGGCCGGTGCGCGCCAGAGCGCCGAGGCCCGCGAGCAGCAGGGTTGGCTCTTTACGCTCGACTTCCCGTCCTATTTCGCCGTGGTCACCCACGCCGATAACCGCGACCTGCGCCGCCAGCTGTACAGCGCCTATGCTACCCGCGCCTCTGAGCTCGGAACCGATGCTAAGTGGGACAATACTCAGCTGATCAACGATATTCTCGCGCTGCGTCACGAGCTGGCCCAGCTGCTCGGTTTTGGCAACTATGCGGAGTATTCGCTGGCGACCAAGATGGCGGAATCGACCGATCAGGTGATCGGCTTTCTGGACGACCTCGCCACCCGCGCCCGCACGGCGGGGCAGCAGGAATACCGTGAACTGTGCGACTTTGCCCGCGAACACTATGGTCTGGAAACCCTTGAGGCCTGGGACCTGGCGTACTGCAGTGAAAAGCTCAAGCAAGCGCGCTACGAGGTATCGCAGGAAACCCTGAGACCCTATTTCCCGATGCCCAAGGTGCTGGATGGCCTGTTTCAGGTGGCCGGGCGTCTGTTCGATATCCAGATTGAAGAGGTGACGGAGTTTGATCGCTGGCACAAGGATGCACGCCTGTTCAACGTCTTGCGCAAGGGTGAGCGTCTGGCCAGCTTCTACCTGGACCCCTACGCCCGTGACAACAAGCGCGGCGGTGCCTGGATGGATACCTGCCGTATTCGCCGTCGTCTGCCCGATGGCCAGCTGCAGTTGCCGGTCGCCTATCTGGTATGCAACTTCACGCCGGCGGTGGGCTCGAATCCGGCGCTGCTGACCCATAACGAAGTGACCACCCTGTTCCATGAGTTCGGTCACGGTCTGCACCATATGCTGACGCAGATAGAATGCGCCGATGTCAGCGGTATCAATGGCGTTGCCTGGGATGCGGTGGAGTTGCCGAGCCAGTTTATGGAAAACTGGTGCTGGGAGCCTGAAGCCCTGCAGCTGATCTCAGGCCATTACCAGACCGGCGAAGTGCTGCCCAAGGCGCTGCTCGACAAGATGCTGGCGGCGAAGAACTTCCAGTCAGCCATGTTCATGGTGCGCCAGCTGGAGTTTTCCCTGTTTGATTTCCAGTTGCACCGTGACTTTCAGCCCGGCGTAACCAATGTGCAGCAGTTGCTGGATGGTGTGCGCGAGCGGGTTTCGGTGGTACCTGTGCCGGACTTCAACCGCTTCCAGAACAGCTTCAGCCATATCTTTGCCGGTGGCTACGCCGCTGGTTACTATAGTTACAAGTGGGCCGAAGTCCTGTCGGCGGATGCCTTTTCCCGCTTCGAGGAAGAGGGTATCTTTAGCCCCCAGGCCGGTGCGGATTTCCGCAGCAATGTGCTTGAGATGGGCGGCTCCCGTGAGCCGATGGAGCTGTTTGTCGCTTTCCGTGGCCGCGAGCCCAGCGTCGATGCGCTGTTGCGTCACGCAGGCATAGTCTGAGTCTCCATTAACGTGCAACAAGCTGTACAGGTCGTCCGTGACGGCCTGTACAGGGCAGGAACCTATGACAGTGATCAAGCGTTTTATTGCCGGCGCGGTTTGTCCGCGCTGTGGCCAGATGGATTGTCTGCGCATGTATCGGGACGACGAGCGCGAATTTCGCGAATGTGTGCGGTGCGACTTCGAGGATACCCAGCGTCTGGATGGCACGCCTGAAGTGCAAGAGCTCGAAACCCGTGTCAATCAGGCCAAACCGGTGCTTGATGCCGGTGAACGGCCCATTCGCTTTGTGCCCAACCCCGTCAAAGACAGCGGCAAATGAGCGCTGAGGGTGCAGTGACTCGCTGTGCCTGGGCGCTGAACAGCGCGCTGGAAATTGATTACCACGATACCGAATGGGGTCGGCCCCAGACGGACGACCAGGTGCTGTTCGAGTTTCTGGTGCTGGAGGGGGCCCAGGCGGGCCTGAGCTGGCGCACCGTGCTGGAAAAGCGTGAAGGTTACCGGCGGCATTTTCAGGGCTTTGATCCGGCAGCGGTGGCCGTTTTGGGCGCCGATGCTATCGAGGCCATGCTGGCGGACCCCGGTGTGATCCGTCATCGCGGCAAGCTTGAAAGTGCCGTTGGCAATGCACGCATCTTTCTGGAACTGCAGGCCAAACATGGCAGTTTCGCCCGCTACCTGTGGCAGTTCACCGATGGCAAACCGTTGCAGGGCCAGCGTGAGCTTATGGCGCAGGTGCCGGCCCAGACGACGGAATCCCAGCAGCTTTCCAAAGAGCTTAAGCGTCTGGGCATGCGCTTTGTTGGCCCGACCATCTGTTATGCCTATATGCAGGCCGTGGGCCTGGTGAACGACCACCTGCTGAGTTGCCCGTGCCATGCCGACTGTGTCGCAGCGGGCGAGCGCTTTAGTCTCTGATACTTTTCTGCGGTTTTTTCAGCCTGTCCGCCGGCCGGCTCAGCGCTCGGCGCTGACCCGGTAAATGGCGCCGGCCTGGTCGTCGGAAATCAGCAGGCTGCCGTCCCCGTCGACCAAGACATCCACCGGACGCCCCCAGGCGCTCTGCCCCTGCAGCCAACCGGTGACGAAGGGTTTGTGGCTGATCACCCTGCCCTCCTCGGTTTGCAGCTTCATGACCCTATAGCCCGACTTCTCGCTGCGATTCCAGGAACCGTGTTCGGCAATAAAGAGTGTATTGCCGCTGGCCTTGGGCAGTTGCCCGCCGCGGTAAAAAGTCATGCCCAGCGCCGCCACATGGGCACCGAGCCCCAGTACCGGGGATACAAAGTCGGTGTTGTCGGCGGTGGCCGCATAGACAGGGTCCGGCACGGGTTTGGCCTTGTGATTGCTGTGAAAGAACGGAAATCCGAAGTGCTGTCCGGGCTCGGTGAGGCGGTTCAGTTCGTCGTCCGGCAGGTTGTCCCCCAGCAGGTCGCGGCCGTTGTCGGTGAACCAGAGCTGGCCGCTCAGCGGGTGCCAGTCCATGCCCACGCTGTTGCGCACGCCCTGGGCGACGGTTTCGATACGGCCCGAGCGGGGGTTGATCCGGCTGATGGTGGCAAACAGCGGATTGTCCGGCAGGCAGACATTGCAGGGGGCTCCAATATTGAAATAGAGCCAGCCATCGGGCCCGACGGACAGGTATTTGGCACCGTGATGCTTGTTGCGCGGCAGCTGGTCGGTGATGAGCTGGCGGGCCGGAATCTCCGGCAGCCGCTGCTCAATGGCCGGATAGCGCCAGATGCGATTCACCTCCGCCACATAGAGATCACCCTGATGCACCGCCACACCGTTGGGCATGTTGAGTCCCGAGCCTATGCGCATGGACTCTTCGTAACGGCCGTCGCCATCCCGGTCTCGCAGCGCCGTAATGCCATCGCCGTTGCGACTGCCGACAAAGAGGGTACCCAAGTCACCCAGCGCCAGTTGGCGGGCCCCCGGAACCTCGGCCACCAGGGCAATGTCGTGCCCGCTGGGCACCTTGAGCAGGTGCAGCGGAAGTTCGGCCCGGGCCGTCAGGGCCGGCAGAAGGCAGGCGAGCAGCAGCAATTTACGCATCAGGATAACCAGAGCTCCTTTTTGCACAGTGTGCGGTAAACATAGCCGCCGGTCAGCGCCCGGGCCACAAAGAGGCCCATGAAAGCGAGCCAGAGTCCCTGATTTCCCAAGTCCTGCAGCAGCCACCAGAGTGGCAGGTAGGCACAGAATACCGAGACGATCATGGTGTTCTGCATGGCGCGCACCTGGGTGGTGCCGATGAAGATGCCATCCAGCAGATAGCTCCAGACGCCCACCAGTGGCAGCAGGATGATCCAGGGCAGGAAGTCGATGGCCAGGGCGCGCACCGGTTCAATATCTGTCAGGATGCCGATAATCTGTGCGCCCGCCAGCCAGAACAGCAGGCTGAACGCCAGGGCGGTGAACAGCGACCAGATCAGCGCCGTGAACACCGTATCGTAGAAGTGATCCAGCCGGCGCTGGCCGATGGCCCGTCCGGCGAGGGCCTCGGTGGCGTGGGCGAAGCCGTCCAGACCGTGGGAAATCAGCAGCAGAAAGTTCAGCAGCACGGCGTTGGCCGACAGCGTCAGGGTGCCCATGCGTGCGCCCTGGCTGGTAAAAAAGGCAAAGCACAGCAGCAGCAGCAGGGTGCGCACAAAGAGGTAGCGATTGACCATCAGCAACTCGATGTAGTCCGGCAGGTGCCACAGGCTCCGCCGGTCCAGAGTGCCGGAGGTGTTACGCAGTACGCGCTTTGTCAGGTAAAGCCCCAGCCCCAGCGACAGGTACTCCGAGCATACGGTGGCCAGCGCCACGCCGTCAGCATGCATGCCAAGCCCGTAGACCGCCAGCAGGTCCAGCAGCATGTTGGCGACGTTGGTCACCAGCAGTAACAGCAGTGGGATGCGGGTGTTCTGGTTGCCCAGAAACCAGCCCAGCAGGGCGTAATTGCACAGCACCGCGGGGGCACCAAAGATGCGGATCCAGGCATAGCGCTCGGCTTCGGCGGTGACCAGATCGCCGGCATCCATCAGTGATAGCGCAATGGCGACCAGCGGCCGGTGAACCAGCAACAGCAGCAGGCCGAGTGCCGCCCCCAGCACCAGGGCGCGGGCCAGCAGCAGGCGTATCTGGGCGCCGTCTTCGCGCCCCTGTGCCTGAGCCGTAAGGCCGGTGGTGCCCATGCGCAGAAAGCCGAAGGCCCAGTAGAGGGTGGTGAAAATCATCCCCCCCACCGCCACGGCCCCCAGGTAGTGACTCTCGGGCAGATGACCGATCACCGCGGTATCCACCAGCCCCAGCAGAGGCACGGTGATATTGCTCAGGATCATCGGCCAGGCCAGCTGCCAGATGCGCTGGTGGTTCTCGCGGCTGGGCCAGCGCAGGCGGTACTGGCTCATCAGGCGCGGCTTCCGGCCTGGCGCAGTGGCAGGCTGTACAGCAACAGGAATTCAGCCAGGGCGGCGACCACCACCGAGGGGCCGGCCGGCGTATCCCAGCGCCAGGAGGCGGCGAGGCCCGCGGTGACCGCCAGGCAACCCAGCACGGCCGCCAGGCAGGCCATTTGTTCAGGCGTGCGGGACAGACGCCTGGCGGCCGCCGCCGGGATGATCAGCAGGGATGTGATCAGCAGAATGCCGACGATCTTCATGGCCGCAGCAATGACTACGGCGATCAGCAGCATCAGGGTCAGGCGCAGTCGCGCCACCGGTATCCCTTCAACCTGAGCCAGTTCCTCATTGATGGTGATGGCCAGCAGGCCATCCCACAGACGCCACAGCAGCAGCAGCACCAGAGCGCCACCGCCGTAAATCCAGTAGATGTCCTGCACAGTGATGGCCAGCAGATCACCGAACAGGTAGGCCAGCAGGTCGACGCGCACATTGTCCAGCAGGGCGATGGCTACGAGCCCGAGGGACAGGGTGCTGTGGGCCATGATGCCGAGCAGCGTATCGGTGGCCACAAAGCGCTGGCGCTGCAATGTCACCAGCAGCAGGGCCAGCAGCACACAGCTGGTCACGACCGCCAGGTTGACGTTTATTTCCAGCATAAAGCCCAGCGCTACGCCCAGCAGGGCCGAGTGGGCCAGGGTATCGCCGAAATAGGCCATGCGACGCCAGACCACAAAGGAGCCCAGGGGGCCGGCAATAACGGCCACGCCCAGGCCGCCGATCAGGGCATACAGCAGAAAATCATCCATGGGGCTCGTTACTCTTTACCGCGGTGCCTGCCGGCTTGACGACATCGCCGTGCACATTGTGGACATGGTTATGGTGGTGGCTGTAGAGCGCCAGGTTTTCGGCACCGGGCACACCGAACATCTCGCGAAAGGTCGGGTCATTGCTGACCTGCTCGGGGTGGCCGGAGCAGCAGACGTGGCGGTTCATGCAGACCACATGGTCGGTGGAGGACATCACCAGGTGCAGGTCGTGGGAGATCATCAGGACGCCGCAGCCACGCTGATCGCGTATGCGGGCGATCAGCTTGTACAGCTCGATCTGGCCGTTGATGTCCACACCCTGCACCGGCTCATCCAGCACCAGCAGCGTCGGCTCCTGCAGCAGGGCCCGTGCCAGCAGCACGCGCTGGGTTTCGCCGCCCGACAGACTATGGATCGACTGCTTCAGCAGGCGCAGTGCGCCGACATCGGCCAGGGCCTTTTCCAGCGAGGCATTGTCGCGGCTGCGGGCGGTTTGCAGGAAGCGCTCCACGGTCAGCGGAAAGGTCTGATCGATATGCAGCTTCTGTGGCATATAGCCGATGCGCAGGTCGGGCTTGCGCCATACTTCGCCGCTGCTGGGCTTGATCAGCCCGAGGACGACCCGCACCAGGGTGGTCTTGCCGGCGCCATTGGGGCCTATCAGGGTGGTGATGCAGTCGCGGTGCAGCTCCATGGAGATATTCTGCAGCACATGGTTGCGCCCAAAGCGCACATTGATACCGTCAAGCCTGGCCAGGTGCTGGTGTGCGTGGCTAGTCATTCTGCCTCCCGTTGCCGGCTGTTTGCGTCGCTGTGCTGGCAATTCGGACAAAGGCCCACCACTTCAACGGTTTCCTGCTCGATGACGAAGCCCAGATGCGCGGCGCTGTTGTGGATGGCGTTCTGGACCGGTGCCGACTCCAGCTCCACCGTGCAGCTGCAGTTGCGGCAAATCAGAAAGCAGCCCTGATGCGCAGGACCCGGGTGCGGGCAGCCGATGAAAGCATTGAGGGAGGCAATGCGGTGCACCAGTCCCTGGGTCTGCAGAAAGTCCAGTGCGCGGTAGACCGTGGGCGGCGCCGAGTTGAAGCCAGCGTCGGCCAGGGCCGGCAGCAGCTCGTAGGCGCCCAGCGGCTTGTGGCTCTGCCAGATGAGCTGCAGTACCAGTTCGCGAATCGGTGTCAGGCGCTGCTTGCGCTCGCCGCAGAGCGTGCGGGCTTTGTGTAGCGCCTCGTGGATGCACCTGTCGTGATTGTGCCCGGGCTGAAATGATAAAGGTTGCTTGCTCATGGTTTCGCACTGGATATGTTTTGTTATAGTGTAACTTAAATTGTTATCTGATGGACCCTTGAAACCATGTCGTTGCGTAAACTTTTAGTCTTGTCTGGCCTTGTTCTGCCGCTGCTGGCATCCCCCGTGCAGGCCCTGCAGGTGGTGGCCAGCGTCAAGCCGTTACAACTGCTCAGTGCCGCACTGCTGGACGGTATCTCGGAGCCGCGCTTGCTGGTGCCGACCGATGCGTCTGTGCACAACTATGTGCTCAAGCCCTCGGACGTACGGGGGCTGGCGGCGGCGGATCTGGTGATCTGGGTCGGCCCCGAGCTTGAGCTGTTTCTTGGCAAGGTGCTGAAAAATACCGATGCGCGCATTCTGCAACTCAGTCATGCGGGTACGGCGGCGTCTGACTCCGAATCCGACCATGACCATGACCACGACCACGAAAAACATGCCGATGAGCATGACGATGAGCATGAGGGCCATGCCGACGAGTCAGCTGACCATGCTGCGGAGTCAGAACAGGGCGAGGTGCATAATCATGCCGTGGACGCCCATCTGTGGATGGATCCGGAACTGATGCTGGCCGCGGCGCAGCGCCTGCAGCAGATGCTGGCGCAGATCGCCCCCGAACACGGGCCCAGGCTGGCTGCCAACTATGCCCGCTTTGCCGCTTCGCTGCAGGCAAGGGACGCAGCCCTGCGCCTGCAGCTGGCGCCACTGGCTGATCGCGGCTTCTTTGTGTTCCACGATGCCTACGGTCATTTTGTCGGCCACTACGGTTTGAAGCAGCTGGGTTACTTTACCGTGGACCCCGCCCGCCCGCCCGGCGCCCGCCGTCTGAGTGACATTCGCCGGCAACTTAAGGCCCGCGAGGCGGTCTGTGTCTTTAGCGAGCCACAGTTTCGTGCCAATGTGGTCAGCAGTGTTACCCAGGGGCTCAATGTGCGTCATGGTGAGCTGGACCCGCTGGCGCGGGGCTTTGAGCCTGGCCCCACCGCCTACGTTGACTACCTGGAGAGCCTCGCCGGGGCCTTTGCGGACTGTTTAACGCCTGATTGATAAATATTTTCATCTAGGGGCTTCACAAGGCAAAAAACCGTCTATATAATTCGCCCCACTTTCGTCGCAGATGTGGTGGAATTGGTAGACACGCTAGCTTCAGGTGCTAGTGCTCGAAAGGGCGTGGGAGTTCGAGTCTCCCCATCTGCACCACTTCAGGGCCCAGTCTCTGAGCGGTGCAGCCTGCGAACCACGAAAGTACGCAAGACCCTAATAGAGTGTGCTCTCGATAAAAAGCACAACCGATGCAGATGTGGTGGAATTGGTAGACACGCTAGCTTCAGGTGCTAGTGCTCGAAAGGGCGTGGGAGTTCGAGTCTCCCCATCTGCACCACTTATTCCGGTTAAGATCCGGTAAGTGGTGCAGAACTTCGGTTATCCTCTTAGCTTTACCGCTTTACCGCTTTACCGCTTTACCGCTTTACCGCTTTACCGCTTTACCGCTTTACCGCTTTACCGCTTTACCGCTTTACCGCTTTACCGCTTTACCGCTTTACCGCTTTACCGCTTTACCGCTTTACCGCTTTACCGCTTTACCGCTTTACCGCTTTACCGCTTTACCGCTTTACCGCTTTACCGCTTTACCGCTTTACCGCTTGATCAAAACCCTCAGTGTTACCCCTTCGCTCATAATTTTCGTTATTCGTTATTCGTTATTCGTTATTCGTTATTCGTTATTCTTTCCCCTTTCCCCTTTCCCCTTGTTCCTAGCCGTGCCTTCGTTTTATTTCTTTCCTGCCTATAAGTTATCCGGTAGATTCCATCGCTACTGTTCCTGTTAACTTATGGCTTGTCGTTGGATTCATGAATACCAAACAGCTCACCGCCTTTCGGGCCATTATGCAGCAGGGCTCCATGAGTGATGCCGCACGCCGCCTGGACGTGTCACAGCCGGCGATCTCGCGTCTAATACGGGATCTGGAGCAGGATCTGGGCTTCAGCCTGTTCGAACGGCGCAATAGCCGGGTTTACGCCACGGCGGCGGCGCGGGCGTTCTATCGCCAGGTGCAGCATCACTTTAGCGGGCTCGATCGCCTCGAGCAGTCGGCGGATCAGATTCGCCTGATGAAAAGCGGCAGTCTGCGCATTGGCGCCATTGCGGCGCTGGCTCAGACAGTGTTGCCGACCATTATCGCGGGCTTTCGCCGTGGCCGTGATGATGTGGCCATTAGCCTGGGCTGTTACGAAACCGATGAACTGCTGCCCCGGGTGGCTGGCCATCAGTTTGATTTGGCGCTGGTGGAGCTGCCGGCCGATACCGCCGGCGTTCAGTCAGGCCCGGCCTACAGAGCCGATCAGGTGTGCATCGCACCGGCGGGGCATCATTTTGGTGCCAGCGCCCGGGTACGGGTCGAAGATCTGGAGCTTGAGCCCTTTATCAGCGTGGGGAGTTCTGACTCCGCCTGGTATCAACGTGCCGAGCGGCTGCTGCGGGACTGCC from Marinobacterium aestuarii includes these protein-coding regions:
- a CDS encoding gamma carbonic anhydrase family protein, with product MKIRSFKGMTPVLGERVFVDPSAVVLGDTAIGDDSSIWPLVVIRGDMHRIRIGARSSIQDGSVLHITHAGPFNPDGFPLLIGDDVTVGHQAMLHGCTIGSRILIGMGAMVMDGAVIEDEVVLGAGSLVPPGKTLHSGYLYVGRPAKQVRPLTEKELAYFSYTAGNYVRLKDQHLQEPYSQDP
- the prlC gene encoding oligopeptidase A, translating into MSNPLLQQPELPTFSAIKPENVEPAIDELLGRNRAGIEALCQATTPPDWNSLVAPLEQLNDDLSRAWSPVSHMNSVVNGDALRQAYNACLPKLSQYWTELGQNQQLFEAFSHLAENDQSLDGPQRKVVANTLRDFRLSGIALPAEGQQRYAELQQQLSLLTTRFSENVLDATNAWSLLLTDESELAGLPEMALAGARQSAEAREQQGWLFTLDFPSYFAVVTHADNRDLRRQLYSAYATRASELGTDAKWDNTQLINDILALRHELAQLLGFGNYAEYSLATKMAESTDQVIGFLDDLATRARTAGQQEYRELCDFAREHYGLETLEAWDLAYCSEKLKQARYEVSQETLRPYFPMPKVLDGLFQVAGRLFDIQIEEVTEFDRWHKDARLFNVLRKGERLASFYLDPYARDNKRGGAWMDTCRIRRRLPDGQLQLPVAYLVCNFTPAVGSNPALLTHNEVTTLFHEFGHGLHHMLTQIECADVSGINGVAWDAVELPSQFMENWCWEPEALQLISGHYQTGEVLPKALLDKMLAAKNFQSAMFMVRQLEFSLFDFQLHRDFQPGVTNVQQLLDGVRERVSVVPVPDFNRFQNSFSHIFAGGYAAGYYSYKWAEVLSADAFSRFEEEGIFSPQAGADFRSNVLEMGGSREPMELFVAFRGREPSVDALLRHAGIV
- a CDS encoding YheV family putative zinc ribbon protein; this translates as MTVIKRFIAGAVCPRCGQMDCLRMYRDDEREFRECVRCDFEDTQRLDGTPEVQELETRVNQAKPVLDAGERPIRFVPNPVKDSGK
- a CDS encoding DNA-3-methyladenine glycosylase I, which translates into the protein MSAEGAVTRCAWALNSALEIDYHDTEWGRPQTDDQVLFEFLVLEGAQAGLSWRTVLEKREGYRRHFQGFDPAAVAVLGADAIEAMLADPGVIRHRGKLESAVGNARIFLELQAKHGSFARYLWQFTDGKPLQGQRELMAQVPAQTTESQQLSKELKRLGMRFVGPTICYAYMQAVGLVNDHLLSCPCHADCVAAGERFSL
- a CDS encoding PQQ-dependent sugar dehydrogenase; this encodes MRKLLLLACLLPALTARAELPLHLLKVPSGHDIALVAEVPGARQLALGDLGTLFVGSRNGDGITALRDRDGDGRYEESMRIGSGLNMPNGVAVHQGDLYVAEVNRIWRYPAIEQRLPEIPARQLITDQLPRNKHHGAKYLSVGPDGWLYFNIGAPCNVCLPDNPLFATISRINPRSGRIETVAQGVRNSVGMDWHPLSGQLWFTDNGRDLLGDNLPDDELNRLTEPGQHFGFPFFHSNHKAKPVPDPVYAATADNTDFVSPVLGLGAHVAALGMTFYRGGQLPKASGNTLFIAEHGSWNRSEKSGYRVMKLQTEEGRVISHKPFVTGWLQGQSAWGRPVDVLVDGDGSLLISDDQAGAIYRVSAER
- a CDS encoding MATE family efflux transporter is translated as MSQYRLRWPSRENHQRIWQLAWPMILSNITVPLLGLVDTAVIGHLPESHYLGAVAVGGMIFTTLYWAFGFLRMGTTGLTAQAQGREDGAQIRLLLARALVLGAALGLLLLLVHRPLVAIALSLMDAGDLVTAEAERYAWIRIFGAPAVLCNYALLGWFLGNQNTRIPLLLLLVTNVANMLLDLLAVYGLGMHADGVALATVCSEYLSLGLGLYLTKRVLRNTSGTLDRRSLWHLPDYIELLMVNRYLFVRTLLLLLCFAFFTSQGARMGTLTLSANAVLLNFLLLISHGLDGFAHATEALAGRAIGQRRLDHFYDTVFTALIWSLFTALAFSLLFWLAGAQIIGILTDIEPVRALAIDFLPWIILLPLVGVWSYLLDGIFIGTTQVRAMQNTMIVSVFCAYLPLWWLLQDLGNQGLWLAFMGLFVARALTGGYVYRTLCKKELWLS
- the znuB gene encoding zinc ABC transporter permease subunit ZnuB gives rise to the protein MDDFLLYALIGGLGVAVIAGPLGSFVVWRRMAYFGDTLAHSALLGVALGFMLEINVNLAVVTSCVLLALLLVTLQRQRFVATDTLLGIMAHSTLSLGLVAIALLDNVRVDLLAYLFGDLLAITVQDIYWIYGGGALVLLLLWRLWDGLLAITINEELAQVEGIPVARLRLTLMLLIAVVIAAAMKIVGILLITSLLIIPAAAARRLSRTPEQMACLAAVLGCLAVTAGLAASWRWDTPAGPSVVVAALAEFLLLYSLPLRQAGSRA
- the znuC gene encoding zinc ABC transporter ATP-binding protein ZnuC; this encodes MTSHAHQHLARLDGINVRFGRNHVLQNISMELHRDCITTLIGPNGAGKTTLVRVVLGLIKPSSGEVWRKPDLRIGYMPQKLHIDQTFPLTVERFLQTARSRDNASLEKALADVGALRLLKQSIHSLSGGETQRVLLARALLQEPTLLVLDEPVQGVDINGQIELYKLIARIRDQRGCGVLMISHDLHLVMSSTDHVVCMNRHVCCSGHPEQVSNDPTFREMFGVPGAENLALYSHHHNHVHNVHGDVVKPAGTAVKSNEPHG
- a CDS encoding Fur family transcriptional regulator; translated protein: MSKQPLSFQPGHNHDRCIHEALHKARTLCGERKQRLTPIRELVLQLIWQSHKPLGAYELLPALADAGFNSAPPTVYRALDFLQTQGLVHRIASLNAFIGCPHPGPAHQGCFLICRNCSCTVELESAPVQNAIHNSAAHLGFVIEQETVEVVGLCPNCQHSDANSRQREAE
- the znuA gene encoding zinc ABC transporter substrate-binding protein ZnuA produces the protein MSLRKLLVLSGLVLPLLASPVQALQVVASVKPLQLLSAALLDGISEPRLLVPTDASVHNYVLKPSDVRGLAAADLVIWVGPELELFLGKVLKNTDARILQLSHAGTAASDSESDHDHDHDHEKHADEHDDEHEGHADESADHAAESEQGEVHNHAVDAHLWMDPELMLAAAQRLQQMLAQIAPEHGPRLAANYARFAASLQARDAALRLQLAPLADRGFFVFHDAYGHFVGHYGLKQLGYFTVDPARPPGARRLSDIRRQLKAREAVCVFSEPQFRANVVSSVTQGLNVRHGELDPLARGFEPGPTAYVDYLESLAGAFADCLTPD
- a CDS encoding LysR family transcriptional regulator gives rise to the protein MNTKQLTAFRAIMQQGSMSDAARRLDVSQPAISRLIRDLEQDLGFSLFERRNSRVYATAAARAFYRQVQHHFSGLDRLEQSADQIRLMKSGSLRIGAIAALAQTVLPTIIAGFRRGRDDVAISLGCYETDELLPRVAGHQFDLALVELPADTAGVQSGPAYRADQVCIAPAGHHFGASARVRVEDLELEPFISVGSSDSAWYQRAERLLRDCLVRPDEVLAVDRPMLAPALVREGVGVALVDPFSALLLSPDTGMVRPFEPPQPYCIGFVQPLGREQTQLERAFIDSFEAGVGRSVTLQPIEPGEATGV